From a single Lewinella sp. LCG006 genomic region:
- a CDS encoding stage II sporulation protein M, with protein MRETQFIKQNQEKWSEFEQTLRGEAKDADRLRDLFVQITDDLSYSRTFYPNRSVRVYLNGLAQQVFLKLYRSRRTPLGKLLTFWTDELPQEIYNARQAFRLAFFLFFLCFGIGMLSCAMDAEFAEVILGNDYVEMTRANIESGDPMAVYKEKGRFGMFLGITLNNLYVAFLAFAMGVFFGVGSIIILISNAIMVGCFQYFFIEEGLFWESFLTIWIHGTLEISAIVIASAAGITMGRGPAFPGTYTRLQAFQQSARRGAKIMLGTTPLFIIAGFLEGYMTRQTETPDFIRGAFILLCLAFVLVYFVWYPWYRQQLGFGLEMTETQRLPESKNYVLQPGRIKAGGEIFSEIFTLFRRHNRQLLLAIFGGAFVYCVLVFLLSSVPAAELFPFNSESWVFNAYNFLLLFSAHGGHWWLPIVGGTMIYGLALAAFKSIDQELNRTATSLSYLNLFFGVAAIVCCVGFLSFWAILSIVVVLPLALLFSYVAYRDQQSLGRVFFLLKGAFWRTAGMSMLLLVLGLTLFSITNTLVAELLFKMINWLVAAEQVVLDEWSIWINTFLLASIANFIWVIMLMGFGLHYYSLREINEATDLREKIAHIGQSSRIRGLERE; from the coding sequence ATGCGCGAAACTCAATTCATTAAGCAAAATCAGGAGAAATGGTCGGAATTTGAGCAGACCCTCAGAGGGGAAGCCAAAGATGCTGATCGTTTGCGGGATTTGTTTGTCCAGATCACGGACGACCTCTCCTATTCCCGCACCTTTTACCCCAACCGTTCGGTGAGGGTCTACCTCAATGGATTGGCCCAACAGGTATTCCTCAAACTTTATCGCAGTCGACGCACGCCACTCGGAAAATTATTGACTTTCTGGACAGACGAGCTGCCGCAAGAAATATATAATGCCCGGCAGGCGTTCCGGCTCGCTTTTTTCCTGTTTTTTCTTTGCTTTGGTATCGGCATGCTCTCCTGCGCGATGGACGCCGAATTTGCGGAAGTCATTTTGGGTAATGATTACGTAGAGATGACCCGCGCCAATATCGAATCGGGCGACCCGATGGCTGTTTATAAAGAGAAAGGCCGTTTTGGGATGTTTTTGGGGATCACGCTCAACAATCTCTACGTGGCTTTCCTGGCCTTTGCGATGGGTGTTTTCTTCGGCGTAGGCTCCATCATCATCCTGATCAGCAATGCCATCATGGTGGGGTGTTTTCAGTACTTTTTTATTGAAGAAGGCCTGTTTTGGGAATCTTTTCTGACGATCTGGATACACGGTACTTTAGAAATCTCCGCCATCGTTATCGCTTCCGCAGCGGGGATTACGATGGGGCGGGGGCCAGCTTTTCCGGGCACCTATACACGCTTGCAAGCCTTTCAGCAATCGGCTCGCAGAGGAGCAAAAATTATGCTGGGGACGACGCCACTATTTATCATTGCCGGTTTTCTGGAAGGTTACATGACCCGACAAACAGAGACCCCCGATTTTATCCGGGGAGCTTTCATTCTTTTGTGCCTCGCCTTTGTGCTGGTCTACTTTGTGTGGTATCCCTGGTACCGCCAGCAACTGGGTTTCGGCCTGGAGATGACCGAGACCCAACGTTTGCCAGAGAGTAAAAACTACGTGCTGCAGCCTGGAAGGATAAAAGCGGGAGGTGAAATATTCAGTGAAATATTCACGCTTTTCCGGCGACATAACCGCCAGCTTTTGCTGGCTATTTTTGGTGGTGCCTTTGTTTATTGCGTTTTGGTCTTCCTATTGAGTAGTGTTCCTGCAGCGGAGTTATTCCCTTTCAATAGCGAAAGCTGGGTTTTTAATGCCTACAATTTCCTCTTGCTCTTTAGTGCGCACGGTGGGCATTGGTGGCTTCCTATTGTCGGCGGAACCATGATTTACGGTCTGGCACTGGCGGCCTTTAAGAGCATTGATCAGGAGCTAAACCGGACAGCTACCTCGCTTAGTTACCTGAATCTTTTCTTCGGCGTAGCAGCTATTGTTTGTTGTGTAGGCTTTTTATCCTTTTGGGCCATCCTTAGCATCGTGGTGGTTTTACCCCTGGCCTTACTTTTTAGTTACGTTGCTTATCGCGATCAACAATCACTGGGGCGGGTTTTCTTTTTATTGAAAGGTGCCTTCTGGCGAACGGCAGGCATGTCGATGTTGTTGTTGGTGCTGGGCTTGACGCTTTTTTCGATCACCAATACCCTGGTCGCGGAGTTGTTGTTTAAAATGATTAACTGGTTGGTGGCAGCCGAACAAGTAGTGTTGGATGAGTGGAGCATCTGGATCAATACCTTTTTATTGGCCAGCATTGCTAATTTTATCTGGGTAATCATGCTCATGGGTTTTGGCTTGCATTATTACAGCTTAAGAGAAATCAATGAAGCGACCGACTTGCGGGAAAAAATTGCGCATATTGGTCAATCAAGCCGTATTCGTGGCCTGGAAAGAGAGTAG
- a CDS encoding DUF4129 domain-containing protein: MNKIVSIFVLLAGVLIGSTGITPVMAQEFVETYEEQPLETKTFDAASWEKLSKELDYSGKPPKPQKRETRDMPAPTPDRDFEGLPDLSPFFQVLLAIITLSLLAWLIFTFIQNNELKITPPEAESVADDQIDLSQVNRLEEELDRRDVDPFLAKAEQEANYHLAVRLHYLALLKQLHQQKLIQWKKDRTNRFYLNQMRGQESYQGFRDLTLTFEQVWYGNHHPAQSEYQQIRAAFEEYRSKI, translated from the coding sequence TTGAATAAAATAGTTTCCATTTTCGTGTTGCTGGCTGGCGTACTCATAGGGAGTACGGGGATCACACCTGTGATGGCCCAGGAATTTGTGGAAACGTATGAAGAGCAGCCGCTGGAAACCAAAACTTTTGATGCTGCCAGCTGGGAAAAACTGAGCAAAGAACTCGATTATTCGGGGAAACCCCCAAAGCCCCAAAAGCGAGAAACCCGGGATATGCCAGCTCCCACACCAGATCGGGATTTTGAAGGCCTACCAGATTTATCTCCTTTCTTCCAGGTGCTCCTGGCCATTATCACGCTTAGCCTCCTGGCCTGGCTCATTTTTACTTTTATCCAAAACAACGAGTTAAAAATAACGCCGCCCGAAGCAGAAAGCGTCGCCGACGATCAGATTGATCTGAGCCAGGTGAATCGCCTGGAGGAAGAGCTGGATCGCCGTGATGTAGATCCGTTTTTAGCGAAAGCGGAACAGGAAGCCAACTACCATTTGGCCGTACGCTTGCATTACTTGGCGCTCTTGAAACAACTGCATCAGCAAAAGCTGATCCAGTGGAAAAAAGACCGAACCAATCGGTTTTATTTGAATCAAATGCGTGGGCAGGAAAGCTATCAGGGCTTCCGTGATCTCACCCTGACTTTTGAGCAGGTTTGGTACGGAAATCACCACCCCGCCCAAAGTGAATACCAGCAGATACGGGCTGCTTTTGAGGAATACCGCAGCAAAATATAA
- a CDS encoding AAA family ATPase, with protein MLTDETNEQEGMGFEQPAEEPTPAPTAPQGHPELRRLSHAVDQVRLELGKVVIGQHEFIELLIAALFAGGHVLVEGVPGIAKTLTAKLLAQTLKVDFNRIQFTPDLMPSDVIGTTVFNMNSSAFTFNAGPIFSNVVLIDEINRSPAKTQAALFEVMEENQVTVDGTTHKMGFPFFVIATQNPIEQEGTYKLPEAQLDRFLVKINIDYPNLEEEQSILRRFRSDFHMKQQETVNPVMDSKTIKECQVIVEKVFIKDELLDYIASIVHETRQNSDLFLGASPRASLAIMKMAKAIAAINGRAFVTPDDIQQVAYPVLNHRIILTPEREMEGYATRDVIAEIIKKIGVPR; from the coding sequence ATGTTGACGGACGAAACAAACGAACAGGAAGGAATGGGTTTCGAACAACCCGCCGAAGAACCAACACCTGCCCCTACGGCCCCTCAAGGTCATCCCGAATTGCGGCGCTTGTCTCATGCCGTGGATCAGGTTCGGCTTGAGTTGGGCAAAGTAGTGATTGGTCAGCACGAATTTATAGAGCTGCTTATCGCCGCCCTTTTTGCCGGAGGCCACGTGCTGGTGGAGGGGGTACCGGGTATTGCCAAAACCCTGACCGCGAAGCTCCTTGCGCAAACGTTGAAAGTCGACTTCAACCGTATCCAGTTTACACCAGACTTGATGCCTAGCGACGTTATTGGCACCACGGTTTTCAACATGAACAGTTCGGCATTCACCTTTAATGCTGGCCCGATTTTCTCCAATGTCGTCCTTATCGACGAGATCAACCGATCTCCAGCCAAGACCCAGGCGGCACTCTTCGAGGTGATGGAAGAAAACCAAGTGACGGTCGACGGAACCACCCATAAAATGGGCTTCCCTTTTTTCGTCATCGCTACCCAAAACCCCATTGAGCAGGAAGGAACCTACAAGCTGCCAGAGGCTCAGTTGGACCGCTTTTTGGTAAAAATAAATATTGACTATCCCAACCTGGAAGAAGAACAAAGCATCTTGCGCCGATTCCGCTCGGACTTCCACATGAAACAGCAGGAAACGGTCAATCCCGTAATGGACAGCAAGACGATCAAGGAATGCCAGGTCATCGTAGAGAAGGTTTTTATCAAAGATGAGTTGCTGGACTATATTGCGAGCATCGTCCATGAAACCCGCCAAAACAGCGATCTCTTCCTGGGAGCTTCGCCCCGGGCTTCGCTGGCGATTATGAAGATGGCCAAAGCCATCGCAGCGATCAACGGCCGGGCATTTGTCACCCCTGATGATATTCAGCAGGTGGCTTACCCGGTGTTGAATCACCGTATTATTCTGACCCCGGAACGCGAGATGGAAGGCTATGCCACCCGGGATGTGATTGCTGAAATCATCAAAAAAATAGGCGTACCTAGATAG
- a CDS encoding RDD family protein — protein sequence MQTIDLKTTQNVTIEYELATLGERMLAVIVDLIVVGIAYFLLAAIVTAAFNATWSGMQAGIFGFVLPLACFLVYNFLFELLSHGQSLGKRALSIQVVRLDGEEPAPADYLLRALFYFVDLMATAGILGGLLISSSPKRQRLGDMTAGTSVIKMNASNRFGLGDILRISSLEDYEPRYPQVRQFSEEDMLLIKNTIARYQRYPNSANRNILQDLAAQLGLQLDAPREETRNAAEFLKTLIRDYIVLTR from the coding sequence ATGCAAACCATTGATTTAAAAACAACCCAGAACGTCACTATCGAATACGAACTCGCCACTTTGGGTGAGCGAATGCTGGCGGTCATCGTTGACCTTATCGTGGTAGGTATCGCTTATTTTTTATTGGCGGCCATCGTCACGGCTGCATTTAATGCTACCTGGTCGGGTATGCAGGCTGGTATCTTTGGCTTTGTACTACCGCTAGCTTGTTTCCTGGTGTACAATTTCCTTTTTGAGCTGCTTTCGCACGGGCAAAGCCTGGGGAAAAGGGCTTTAAGTATTCAAGTGGTTCGCCTGGATGGAGAAGAACCTGCTCCTGCAGACTATTTGCTTCGCGCCTTGTTTTATTTCGTCGACTTAATGGCTACTGCCGGGATTCTGGGAGGCTTGCTGATCAGCTCCTCGCCCAAACGACAACGACTGGGAGACATGACCGCCGGTACCAGCGTCATAAAAATGAATGCTTCCAACCGCTTTGGCCTGGGAGATATTTTACGCATCAGCTCTCTGGAAGATTATGAGCCAAGGTATCCCCAGGTGCGGCAATTCAGCGAGGAAGATATGCTGCTGATCAAGAATACCATTGCCCGCTACCAACGCTACCCTAATAGTGCCAACCGAAACATCCTCCAGGATTTAGCTGCTCAATTGGGGCTCCAGTTGGATGCACCACGCGAAGAAACCCGCAATGCTGCCGAATTCCTCAAAACCCTCATCCGCGATTATATTGTGTTGACGAGGTGA
- a CDS encoding DUF58 domain-containing protein, translated as MKETFENIYLKNRFFWCMGGLVVLFTAGFWWVPLFFVAQVALLLLLTLCLVDGLLLFARPYRFRVRRQLPRVLSLGDETEVKISLQNRNNLSLQIEVVDELPYQLQIRDFSRTVHLAPEERVEIQYPIRPTTRGGYEFGRILLFLSTPLGLLERRYPWDAATELPVYPSIVQMKQFEMRAFERTSMPGGLKQIRRIGHSYEFDQIKNYVRGDDYRSINWKATGRRGQLMVNQYEDERAQQIYCVIDKSRVMHMPFDGLTLMDHAINTSLVLSNIALKKHDRAGLLTFSDKIGSVLKADSKAAQLNKILQTLYKESERSTEANYELLYYFSRKLVSGRSLMMLYTNFESMYALDRVLPILRRISAFHLLVVVFFENSAIREFAQAAPTNVEGIYQQTMARKFLAEKRAMVQKLKQYGIQAVLTNPADLSMDTINKYLELKARGLI; from the coding sequence ATGAAGGAAACCTTCGAAAATATCTACTTAAAGAACCGCTTCTTCTGGTGCATGGGCGGCCTGGTCGTGCTATTTACCGCTGGTTTCTGGTGGGTGCCCCTGTTTTTTGTGGCCCAGGTAGCCCTATTGCTGCTCCTCACGCTTTGTCTGGTAGATGGCCTTTTGCTTTTTGCCCGACCGTATCGCTTTCGCGTAAGAAGACAGTTGCCCAGGGTACTTTCTTTGGGGGATGAAACGGAAGTCAAAATCAGCTTACAAAACCGCAACAATCTCTCCTTGCAGATTGAAGTGGTAGACGAGCTGCCTTACCAGCTGCAAATTCGGGATTTTAGCCGTACCGTTCATTTAGCCCCCGAAGAGCGTGTGGAGATTCAATATCCTATTAGGCCGACTACCCGGGGGGGCTATGAATTTGGCAGGATACTGCTTTTTCTTTCCACACCGCTGGGTTTGTTGGAACGCCGGTATCCCTGGGACGCTGCCACCGAACTCCCTGTCTATCCTTCCATTGTGCAGATGAAGCAATTCGAGATGCGCGCTTTCGAGCGGACGAGTATGCCCGGTGGCCTCAAACAGATTCGTAGGATTGGCCACAGCTACGAGTTTGACCAAATCAAAAACTACGTACGCGGAGACGATTATCGCAGTATCAACTGGAAAGCAACCGGCCGCCGTGGCCAGTTGATGGTCAACCAATACGAAGACGAGCGCGCCCAGCAAATCTATTGTGTGATCGACAAAAGCCGCGTCATGCACATGCCTTTTGATGGCCTCACCCTCATGGATCACGCCATCAATACCAGCCTGGTTCTTTCAAACATTGCCCTCAAAAAGCACGATCGGGCGGGCCTGCTTACCTTCTCCGATAAAATTGGGTCGGTACTGAAAGCCGATAGTAAAGCCGCCCAACTCAATAAGATCTTACAGACGCTCTACAAAGAAAGTGAGCGCAGTACCGAAGCCAACTACGAGCTGCTCTATTACTTCAGCCGCAAGCTGGTCAGCGGTCGGAGCCTCATGATGCTTTATACCAACTTCGAGAGTATGTACGCCCTGGATCGGGTACTGCCCATCTTGCGCCGCATCAGTGCCTTTCATTTATTGGTAGTGGTCTTTTTCGAAAATTCCGCTATCCGCGAATTCGCGCAAGCCGCTCCTACCAACGTAGAAGGCATCTACCAACAAACCATGGCCCGCAAGTTTTTGGCAGAGAAAAGAGCCATGGTTCAAAAACTTAAGCAGTACGGTATTCAGGCCGTTCTCACCAATCCTGCCGACCTTTCGATGGATACCATCAACAAGTATTTGGAGCTCAAGGCGCGAGGGTTGATTTGA
- a CDS encoding DUF4350 domain-containing protein, producing the protein MKKNRVVLGLVVLAVILLAVWAIQGGGRRFSWRETFKIESKEPYGLFALYDLFKAYPAVTTLSTLTDSLAGQLPVDSLNSSRANYVFIGEGLYMRPQDRDELLAFVQAGNTAFLAAKVLPYDLMFYLYYDECDYLPWDGFRTHTDTVVQLNFIHPTLHRDRDFTFKYIQKFATKERQWQYFPDIYFCEMEGGMEAIGTAADTTVNMVRVPYGKGFFYLHSQPLIFTNYYLLKQEGRKYAERAFSHLNDGPIYWDEFSRIPERMAREQNNNYRSDPRRLQSESPLQYILEQPPLAWAWYTFVAIGLLFLLFRTRRRQRVIPVVYPPRNTSLQFVQTIGWLYYQRASHQQLAVQAIKLLRTYVKERYGLQWRDGNEQFVQQLSARSGVAPDLVALIAKDVHNIPRYTALVETELVKFHQRLERFYEAAK; encoded by the coding sequence ATGAAAAAAAATCGCGTCGTACTGGGCTTGGTCGTTCTGGCAGTTATTCTGCTGGCGGTTTGGGCTATTCAGGGCGGAGGACGGAGGTTTTCCTGGCGCGAGACCTTTAAAATCGAGAGCAAAGAACCCTACGGTCTGTTTGCGCTCTACGATTTGTTCAAGGCTTACCCCGCAGTCACCACCCTCAGTACCCTTACCGACAGTCTGGCGGGGCAGCTCCCGGTAGATAGCCTGAATAGCAGTCGTGCCAACTACGTCTTTATTGGAGAAGGTCTGTACATGCGCCCTCAGGATCGCGATGAGCTGCTGGCCTTTGTGCAAGCGGGCAACACGGCTTTTCTGGCAGCGAAAGTGTTGCCTTACGACCTGATGTTTTATTTGTATTATGACGAATGCGACTACCTTCCCTGGGATGGTTTTCGTACCCATACCGACACTGTCGTACAGTTGAATTTTATTCACCCCACACTTCACCGTGACCGGGATTTTACTTTCAAATACATCCAAAAGTTTGCCACCAAGGAAAGGCAATGGCAGTATTTTCCAGATATCTATTTTTGTGAGATGGAAGGTGGAATGGAAGCCATTGGAACGGCTGCCGACACCACCGTCAACATGGTTCGGGTTCCTTATGGCAAGGGGTTTTTCTACCTGCACAGTCAGCCGCTGATTTTCACCAATTATTACCTCCTCAAACAGGAGGGCCGAAAATATGCTGAGCGGGCTTTTAGTCACCTCAATGACGGCCCGATTTACTGGGACGAGTTCAGTCGCATTCCCGAGCGGATGGCCCGCGAACAAAACAACAACTACCGCTCGGATCCTCGCCGCCTGCAAAGCGAAAGCCCGCTGCAATACATTCTGGAACAACCTCCGCTGGCCTGGGCATGGTATACCTTCGTCGCCATTGGTTTGCTCTTTTTGTTGTTCCGTACCCGGCGCCGACAAAGGGTCATCCCCGTCGTCTATCCACCCCGCAACACCAGCTTGCAGTTTGTCCAAACCATCGGTTGGCTGTATTACCAGCGCGCCAGCCACCAACAACTGGCCGTGCAAGCGATAAAATTATTACGGACTTACGTCAAAGAACGTTACGGCCTGCAATGGCGCGACGGAAACGAACAGTTTGTCCAACAACTGAGTGCTCGCTCTGGGGTAGCCCCGGATTTGGTGGCACTCATTGCCAAAGATGTTCATAATATACCGCGCTACACGGCGCTGGTAGAAACAGAATTAGTTAAATTTCACCAACGCTTAGAACGCTTTTACGAAGCGGCTAAGTGA